Proteins from one Geomonas agri genomic window:
- the rd gene encoding rubredoxin: MEPYICTVCQYVYDPYLGDPENGVPPGTPFTDLPDDWVCPICGVGKEAFEPE; the protein is encoded by the coding sequence ATGGAGCCTTACATCTGCACCGTTTGCCAGTACGTCTACGACCCCTACCTGGGGGACCCGGAGAACGGGGTGCCGCCCGGAACCCCCTTCACCGACCTTCCCGACGACTGGGTCTGCCCCATCTGCGGGGTAGGCAAAGAGGCCTTCGAGCCGGAATAG
- a CDS encoding pyridoxal-phosphate-dependent aminotransferase family protein, whose amino-acid sequence MHKKLYIPGPIEVSPEILEAMATPMIGHRMPEYARLHKGVTDKLKQLMSTKEKVFLSTSSAFGAMEGAVRNLVGKRCANFCNGAFSDKWHKVTLSCGKEADAFKAEWGQPITAEMVDAALATGKYDAITLIHNETSTGTMSPLPEIGAVLKKYPDVVSIIDTVSSMSALNIPIDELGIDCCVFGVQKAFALPPGLAVFTASERALERAKTVPGRGYYFDFLEFLAADEKDNTPSTPCISLIYAMNLQLERIFAEGLERRFQRHQEMADFMRAWVAQHGFGILPAEPYRSVTLTCATNDRGVDLALIKKQLGERGIAFDDGYGKLKGKTFRVAHMGDMKLEDLKQITTELEGLLQGL is encoded by the coding sequence ATGCACAAGAAGCTGTATATCCCCGGGCCGATCGAAGTGAGCCCGGAGATCCTCGAGGCCATGGCTACGCCGATGATCGGCCACCGCATGCCGGAGTACGCGCGCCTGCACAAGGGCGTCACCGACAAGCTGAAGCAACTGATGTCCACCAAGGAGAAGGTCTTCCTCTCCACCTCGAGCGCCTTCGGCGCCATGGAGGGCGCGGTCCGCAACCTGGTCGGCAAGCGCTGCGCCAACTTCTGCAACGGCGCCTTCTCCGACAAATGGCACAAGGTCACCCTCTCCTGCGGCAAAGAGGCCGACGCCTTCAAGGCCGAGTGGGGCCAGCCCATCACCGCCGAAATGGTGGACGCGGCGCTTGCCACCGGCAAGTACGACGCCATCACCCTGATCCACAACGAGACCTCCACCGGCACCATGAGCCCGCTCCCCGAGATCGGCGCGGTGCTCAAGAAGTACCCGGACGTGGTTTCGATCATCGACACCGTCTCCTCCATGAGCGCGCTCAACATCCCAATCGACGAGTTGGGCATCGACTGCTGCGTCTTTGGCGTGCAGAAGGCCTTTGCCCTGCCGCCGGGCCTGGCCGTGTTCACCGCCAGCGAAAGGGCGCTTGAGCGCGCCAAGACCGTGCCCGGTCGCGGCTACTACTTCGACTTCCTGGAGTTCCTGGCGGCCGACGAGAAGGACAACACACCGTCCACGCCGTGCATCTCGCTCATCTACGCCATGAACCTGCAGTTGGAGCGCATCTTCGCCGAAGGGCTGGAGCGACGCTTCCAGCGTCACCAGGAAATGGCGGATTTCATGCGCGCCTGGGTGGCCCAGCACGGCTTCGGCATCCTGCCGGCCGAACCGTACCGCTCGGTCACCCTTACCTGCGCTACCAACGACCGCGGCGTGGACTTGGCACTGATCAAGAAGCAGCTGGGCGAACGCGGTATTGCGTTCGATGACGGGTACGGGAAACTGAAAGGGAAGACCTTCCGCGTCGCGCACATGGGCGACATGAAGCTGGAAGATCTCAAACAGATCACAACCGAATTGGAGGGACTGCTGCAGGGTCTCTAA
- a CDS encoding HigA family addiction module antitoxin translates to MNEIVRGRRSITADTALRLGRFFAMEAQFWLNLQNHYEMEMALEALQGRLETEVRPFSRAA, encoded by the coding sequence ATCAACGAGATCGTACGCGGGCGGCGCTCCATCACGGCAGACACCGCGCTGCGGCTGGGCCGGTTCTTCGCCATGGAGGCCCAGTTCTGGCTCAACCTGCAAAACCATTACGAAATGGAGATGGCGCTGGAGGCCTTGCAGGGACGCCTGGAGACGGAAGTGCGTCCCTTTTCCCGCGCCGCCTGA
- the der gene encoding ribosome biogenesis GTPase Der codes for MKPIIAIVGRPNVGKSTLFNRLVGRRKAMVHDMPGVTRDRNYAEVNRFDVPFILVDTGGFEPETSDKLLQQMREQSRFAMDEADLILFVMDARGGLTPADREVVEMLRRINKPVFYIINKVDGEKQEAEAGDFYSLGVDHIHTISAEHNRGVGDLMDEVLAVLPYNRDKDEDEEITKIAVVGRPNVGKSTLVNRLLGYERVVANPTAGTTRDAVDTRFMVNKKPYLLIDTAGIRRKGKTVQAIEKYSVVDALRSIDRADVVLIVLNAEEGVTEQDTKIAGYAYEAGRGCIFVVNKWDTVLKDNSSISKFTDDIRRNFKYLPFAPILFVSAQSGQRTGKIVAEVDQVMEQYCKRVSTGELNRIFNQAVDENHAPLDGGRRVKFYYATQVGIKPPSFVVFTNRPEGIHFSYERYIMNRFREAFGFSGTPLKLIFRGRDKKDT; via the coding sequence ATGAAACCAATTATTGCCATCGTCGGACGCCCTAACGTCGGGAAGTCCACCCTTTTCAACAGGCTGGTCGGGCGCCGTAAGGCGATGGTTCACGACATGCCCGGAGTGACCCGGGACCGCAACTACGCCGAGGTGAACCGCTTCGACGTCCCCTTCATCCTGGTCGACACCGGCGGCTTCGAGCCGGAAACCTCGGACAAGCTTCTGCAGCAGATGCGCGAGCAGTCACGCTTCGCAATGGACGAGGCGGATCTCATCCTCTTCGTGATGGACGCGCGCGGCGGACTCACCCCCGCCGACCGCGAAGTGGTGGAGATGCTCAGGCGCATCAACAAGCCGGTCTTCTACATCATCAACAAGGTGGACGGCGAGAAGCAGGAGGCCGAAGCGGGGGACTTCTACTCGCTGGGGGTGGACCACATCCACACCATCTCCGCCGAGCACAACCGCGGCGTGGGCGACCTGATGGACGAGGTGCTGGCCGTGCTCCCTTACAACCGGGACAAGGATGAGGACGAGGAGATCACCAAGATCGCTGTAGTGGGCCGCCCCAACGTGGGCAAATCCACCCTGGTGAACCGCCTTCTGGGCTATGAACGCGTGGTGGCCAACCCCACCGCAGGCACTACCCGCGACGCGGTCGACACCCGCTTCATGGTGAACAAGAAGCCCTACCTGTTGATCGATACCGCCGGCATCCGCAGGAAGGGAAAAACGGTGCAGGCGATCGAGAAATATTCGGTGGTGGACGCCTTGCGCTCCATCGACCGCGCCGACGTGGTGCTCATCGTCCTGAACGCCGAGGAGGGGGTCACCGAACAGGATACCAAGATCGCCGGCTATGCCTACGAGGCTGGGCGCGGTTGCATCTTCGTGGTGAACAAGTGGGACACGGTGCTGAAGGATAACTCCAGCATAAGTAAGTTCACCGACGATATCCGCCGCAACTTCAAGTACCTTCCCTTCGCCCCGATCCTCTTCGTCTCGGCCCAGAGCGGGCAGCGCACCGGCAAGATCGTGGCCGAGGTGGACCAGGTGATGGAGCAGTACTGCAAGAGGGTGAGCACCGGCGAGTTGAACCGCATCTTCAACCAGGCCGTGGACGAGAACCACGCCCCGCTGGACGGCGGCAGGCGGGTCAAATTCTACTATGCGACCCAGGTGGGTATCAAACCTCCTTCCTTTGTCGTCTTCACCAATCGCCCCGAGGGAATTCATTTTTCCTATGAGCGGTACATCATGAATCGTTTTAGAGAGGCATTCGGTTTCAGCGGTACTCCTTTAAAGCTTATTTTCCGCGGCAGAGACAAGAAAGATACCTAA
- a CDS encoding response regulator, giving the protein MSLVGNLEDLGLGEILQIVSLSRRSGVLALQSRGREARVIFRNGQVIRATSSTFQQNLGEVLIQQGVIDLGILKRALSIQADEGYTQLLGVIMVERFGVSADAIETVVREQIENVVYSLFAWAEGTFEFELQEVGDSDHARLDPVQFMLKQGLNPQYLAMEGSRIIDEQRHRGEGEDEHGDHGTHHDESVDFAFDLLQEPSAAAPATPPPTPDVPPFPQNARQEAPQSAAVAAMAPDMGEGKPVVLVDDDPATLAVLNALLLEQGYRVEAMERGEDALIRVDSLYRDGVRPTVLVDLIMPRMDGTGILGGLELMELVRNNFPELPLLGLTDFENDEAQRKMRGLGIPLLMKPLKSEVEESRDSLAPRLAAALESLAAGADASFTSVNIGDELRLEMGEEPALFAPQLHQSTGISQLRGMLEELNNPQLGGGIILLVLRFAAEFMNRAVVLLVKKETVQGLGQFGLQDRDDRADARVRNLTIPRGEPSLFTEVLETRFPAKGAVDASVWTHHFLEQLGGGRPAEYFVGPIVSEGKVVAILYGDNLPEDKPIGDTDSLEIFLCQAGIAMEKALLQRRLQEQGRGEM; this is encoded by the coding sequence ATGAGTCTAGTCGGCAATTTGGAAGATCTCGGCTTAGGCGAGATCCTGCAGATCGTAAGCCTGAGCAGGAGGTCCGGCGTGCTCGCCCTGCAAAGCAGGGGGAGAGAGGCGCGGGTGATCTTCCGCAACGGGCAGGTGATCCGCGCCACATCCTCGACCTTCCAGCAAAACCTGGGCGAGGTGCTGATCCAGCAGGGTGTCATCGACCTGGGAATCCTGAAGCGCGCGCTGAGCATCCAGGCCGACGAGGGGTACACCCAGCTTCTGGGCGTCATCATGGTGGAGCGCTTCGGGGTGAGCGCGGACGCCATCGAGACGGTGGTGCGTGAGCAGATCGAGAACGTGGTCTACTCGTTGTTCGCCTGGGCCGAAGGGACCTTTGAATTCGAGCTGCAGGAGGTAGGAGACTCCGACCACGCCAGGCTGGACCCGGTGCAGTTCATGCTGAAGCAGGGGCTCAACCCGCAGTACCTCGCCATGGAAGGCTCCCGCATCATTGACGAACAGCGTCACCGCGGCGAGGGTGAAGACGAACACGGCGATCACGGCACCCACCACGACGAATCGGTCGACTTCGCCTTCGACCTGCTGCAGGAGCCGTCCGCTGCCGCTCCGGCCACGCCACCCCCCACCCCCGACGTTCCCCCTTTCCCACAAAACGCGCGCCAAGAGGCGCCCCAATCTGCGGCTGTCGCCGCCATGGCGCCTGACATGGGCGAGGGCAAACCGGTGGTGCTGGTGGACGACGACCCGGCGACACTCGCTGTGCTGAATGCGCTCCTTCTCGAGCAGGGGTACCGGGTTGAGGCCATGGAGCGGGGGGAGGATGCACTGATCCGGGTCGATTCCCTTTACCGAGACGGCGTACGCCCGACGGTGCTGGTCGACCTGATCATGCCGCGCATGGACGGGACCGGCATCCTGGGCGGTCTCGAGCTCATGGAGCTCGTGCGCAACAACTTCCCGGAGCTGCCGCTTTTGGGGCTCACCGATTTTGAAAACGACGAGGCGCAGCGCAAGATGCGCGGCCTGGGCATCCCGCTACTGATGAAGCCGCTGAAAAGCGAGGTCGAGGAGTCGCGCGATTCCTTGGCACCCAGGCTCGCGGCGGCTTTGGAGAGCCTGGCTGCGGGAGCGGACGCCTCCTTTACCAGCGTCAATATCGGCGATGAGTTGCGGCTGGAGATGGGCGAGGAGCCGGCGCTTTTCGCGCCGCAGCTGCACCAGAGCACCGGCATCTCCCAGCTGCGCGGCATGCTCGAGGAGCTGAACAATCCGCAGCTGGGTGGCGGCATCATCCTGCTGGTGCTTCGTTTTGCCGCGGAGTTCATGAACCGCGCGGTCGTGCTCCTGGTCAAGAAAGAGACCGTGCAGGGGCTGGGGCAGTTCGGCCTGCAGGACCGGGATGACCGTGCCGACGCGCGGGTGCGCAACCTCACCATCCCCAGGGGGGAGCCGTCGCTGTTCACGGAGGTGCTCGAGACCAGGTTCCCCGCCAAAGGGGCGGTCGATGCCTCGGTGTGGACCCACCACTTCCTGGAGCAGTTGGGGGGCGGGCGTCCCGCCGAGTATTTCGTGGGACCGATAGTTAGTGAAGGCAAGGTGGTCGCCATCCTTTACGGGGACAACCTCCCCGAGGACAAGCCGATCGGCGACACCGATTCGCTGGAGATATTCCTGTGTCAGGCCGGCATAGCTATGGAAAAAGCCCTGTTGCAGCGCAGGCTGCAGGAACAGGGACGGGGAGAAATGTGA
- a CDS encoding response regulator, whose product MKRILIAEDSNTMRSMLVSTIDELEKYTIVEAASGFEALRLLPREQVDLIITDINMPDINGLELISYVRNNPNYQSIPLFIVSTESGEKDLEKGLALGANEYLVKPFDPVKLQELVCKYLGD is encoded by the coding sequence GTGAAGAGGATACTGATAGCGGAAGATTCCAACACCATGCGTTCCATGCTGGTTTCCACCATAGACGAACTGGAAAAGTACACCATCGTCGAGGCTGCCAGCGGCTTCGAGGCGTTGCGTCTTTTGCCGCGCGAGCAGGTGGACCTGATCATCACCGATATCAACATGCCCGACATCAACGGTCTCGAGCTGATCAGCTACGTGCGCAACAACCCCAACTACCAGTCCATCCCGCTGTTCATCGTTTCCACCGAGAGCGGTGAAAAGGATCTCGAGAAGGGGCTGGCCCTGGGCGCCAACGAGTACCTGGTGAAGCCCTTCGACCCGGTGAAGCTGCAGGAACTGGTCTGCAAGTACCTGGGTGACTAG
- a CDS encoding chemotaxis protein CheA, translating to MSVEDNIGKALKDFLAEAEEILDQLSLDLVSLSDCADGGECSPDLVNSVFRGAHSLKGLAGMFGLSDIAELGHHLENLLDALRLGKVELDQTVVSTLFESTELLAHLVRNAGETGGEGADLSGAMQRINDCLTRGPKTNQDSPLARLNIPERVLSSMTEYEEHRLLENVKKGRHIHSIRVSLLLASFDSDLMELTDALKQAGEVISTLPSASSGLDSGIDFEILFGSELSAGALMPIIDREHLAIFTFGEPVAEQVAVRSVEGAAPSAEPGGAEGDFQAPAVGDGGAISAKSMSRTVRVDIGKLDLLMNIVGELVLSHSMIADVAARMRRDGLIVPSQQLNKAAKGLEKKLSELQKGVMEIRMIPVGQLFDKMTRIIRKIAREQGKKVELKLYGADTELDKLIIEDISDPVMHIVRNSIDHGIETPEARVAAGKDEKGTITLSSYQKGNHVVIQIDDDGGGIDVARVKQKAVKLGIISSPDEVNDREALDFIFRPGFSTTETVSEISGRGVGMDVVRTNIAALSGLIDVENFPGQGARFVITLPITLAIIKALIISTAGRTYALPITSVLESIIVEQKEIKTVERKEVIQLRESTLPLLRLSELFELRGGEAAPESCYVVVVGVAEKRLGLVVDDLLGQQDIVIKSIGDTFAGFRGVSGAADLGDQRTILVLDVGSVIAEATRGSA from the coding sequence ATGAGCGTTGAGGATAACATTGGGAAAGCGTTGAAGGACTTTTTGGCCGAGGCCGAGGAGATCCTGGACCAGTTGAGCCTTGACCTGGTCTCACTGAGTGACTGCGCCGACGGCGGGGAATGCAGCCCGGACCTGGTCAACTCCGTGTTCCGCGGTGCGCACTCCCTTAAGGGACTGGCCGGCATGTTCGGACTCTCCGACATCGCCGAACTGGGGCACCACCTGGAGAATCTGCTCGACGCCCTGAGGCTGGGCAAGGTGGAGTTGGACCAGACCGTGGTGAGCACGCTGTTCGAATCGACCGAACTGCTGGCGCACCTGGTGCGCAACGCCGGCGAGACCGGGGGCGAAGGGGCCGACCTTTCCGGCGCCATGCAGCGCATCAACGATTGCCTGACCCGCGGCCCCAAAACCAACCAGGACTCACCCCTGGCCCGGCTCAACATTCCCGAGCGGGTGCTCTCCTCGATGACCGAGTACGAAGAGCACCGCCTGCTGGAAAATGTGAAGAAGGGGCGCCACATCCATTCCATCCGGGTGTCGCTCCTCTTGGCGAGCTTCGATTCGGACCTCATGGAACTGACCGACGCCTTGAAGCAGGCGGGCGAGGTGATCAGCACCCTTCCCTCTGCCTCCAGCGGCCTGGACTCCGGCATCGACTTCGAGATCCTGTTCGGCTCCGAGCTCTCCGCCGGTGCTCTTATGCCCATCATCGACCGCGAACACCTGGCCATCTTCACCTTCGGGGAACCGGTCGCGGAACAGGTGGCGGTGCGCAGCGTGGAGGGGGCGGCGCCGTCCGCGGAACCGGGCGGGGCGGAAGGTGACTTCCAGGCACCGGCGGTCGGCGACGGCGGGGCCATCAGCGCCAAGAGCATGAGCCGCACCGTCCGCGTCGACATCGGTAAGCTCGACCTTTTGATGAACATCGTGGGCGAGCTGGTGCTCTCCCATTCCATGATCGCCGACGTCGCCGCACGCATGCGCCGCGACGGGCTCATCGTCCCCTCCCAGCAGCTGAACAAGGCGGCCAAGGGGCTCGAGAAGAAACTTTCCGAACTGCAGAAGGGGGTCATGGAGATCAGGATGATCCCGGTCGGGCAGCTCTTCGACAAGATGACCCGCATCATCCGCAAAATCGCCCGGGAGCAGGGGAAGAAGGTCGAGCTTAAGCTCTACGGCGCCGACACGGAACTGGACAAGCTGATCATCGAGGACATCTCCGACCCGGTCATGCACATCGTGAGAAACAGCATCGACCACGGCATCGAGACCCCCGAGGCGCGGGTGGCCGCGGGCAAGGACGAGAAGGGGACCATCACCCTCTCCTCCTACCAGAAGGGGAATCACGTCGTCATCCAGATCGACGACGACGGCGGCGGCATCGACGTGGCGCGCGTGAAACAGAAGGCGGTGAAGCTCGGCATCATCTCCTCCCCCGACGAGGTGAACGACCGCGAGGCGCTCGATTTCATCTTCCGCCCCGGCTTCTCCACCACCGAAACCGTGAGCGAAATCTCCGGGCGCGGCGTGGGCATGGACGTGGTGCGCACCAACATCGCCGCACTCTCCGGCCTCATCGACGTGGAAAACTTCCCGGGACAGGGGGCGCGCTTCGTCATCACCCTCCCCATCACGCTGGCCATCATCAAGGCGCTCATCATCTCCACCGCCGGACGCACCTACGCGCTCCCCATCACCTCGGTGCTCGAGAGCATCATCGTGGAGCAGAAGGAGATCAAGACCGTCGAGCGCAAGGAAGTGATCCAGCTGCGCGAATCGACCCTCCCGCTGTTGCGCCTTTCCGAGCTCTTCGAACTGAGGGGGGGGGAGGCGGCTCCGGAGAGCTGCTACGTGGTCGTGGTGGGGGTGGCCGAGAAGCGGCTGGGACTCGTGGTGGACGACCTTTTGGGGCAGCAGGATATCGTCATCAAGTCGATCGGCGACACCTTCGCCGGGTTCCGGGGCGTCTCCGGGGCTGCGGACCTCGGGGACCAGCGCACCATCCTGGTGCTCGACGTCGGTAGCGTCATCGCCGAGGCCACCCGGGGGAGCGCCTGA
- a CDS encoding ExeA family protein, with protein sequence MYKEFYGLTEKPFSKTPDPRFLYMSSGHQEALARLEYAVEESEIALLTGDIGCGKTTISRALMDRMGDRYHFMFVFNPRLTADELLRVIASGLQVNEPSLQKDQLLKEITTALYRLHGEGRVPVVVIDEAQMIPDRELFDELRLLTNFQLDDRNLVSVIIMGQPELREMLASPVYEPFRQRISLNFHLAPLGLEETLEYLDFRIVAAGGEPGLFSPDAVQRIFELSGGVPRRINAVATNALLIGYGRDAAWIDAAIIEETAAELLA encoded by the coding sequence ATGTACAAGGAATTCTACGGCCTCACCGAGAAGCCCTTCAGCAAGACTCCCGATCCCCGCTTCCTCTACATGAGCTCGGGACACCAGGAGGCGCTGGCGCGGCTCGAGTACGCGGTTGAGGAGAGCGAGATTGCCCTTCTGACTGGCGACATCGGCTGCGGCAAGACCACCATCTCGCGTGCCCTCATGGACCGGATGGGGGACCGTTACCACTTCATGTTCGTGTTCAACCCGCGTCTGACCGCCGACGAGCTGTTGCGGGTGATCGCCTCGGGGCTGCAGGTGAACGAGCCGTCTTTGCAGAAGGACCAGCTCCTCAAGGAGATCACCACGGCACTGTACCGGCTGCACGGCGAGGGGCGGGTCCCGGTGGTGGTGATCGACGAGGCCCAGATGATCCCGGACCGGGAGCTCTTCGACGAGCTGCGCCTTCTGACCAACTTCCAGCTCGACGACCGCAACCTGGTGAGCGTGATCATCATGGGGCAGCCGGAGCTGCGCGAGATGCTGGCCTCCCCGGTTTACGAGCCGTTCAGGCAGCGCATTTCGCTCAACTTTCACCTGGCGCCGCTGGGGCTGGAGGAGACGCTGGAGTACCTCGATTTCAGGATCGTGGCGGCCGGCGGCGAGCCGGGGCTCTTTTCGCCGGATGCCGTGCAGAGGATCTTCGAGCTTTCCGGCGGGGTGCCGCGCCGCATCAACGCTGTCGCCACCAACGCGCTGTTGATCGGCTACGGCAGGGACGCCGCCTGGATCGATGCCGCCATCATCGAGGAGACCGCGGCGGAGCTGCTGGCTTAA
- a CDS encoding chemotaxis protein CheW, whose translation MNLAEIRKKASRGEAQGSTATEAAPEQGWQAPPAEPTPVPAETEVPVEVAAPEEFSMPEPFEPVDPDPLPRASAPAWQAEQFDAPYLYQDESDEFDPVAVILRGRESASFETEASQEEVADAASVELLCFRVASEEYAISIMDIKEIIKPREVTEVPRVPSFVRGILSLRGNIIPIFDMKNRLGLADGAVSERERIVVVKRQEGYAGVLVDEVVQVVRIAEGGIEPPPVVLEGIDREFVLGIGRVGDRMLILLDMGKVLDVGLL comes from the coding sequence ATGAATCTTGCAGAGATCAGAAAGAAGGCTTCCCGCGGCGAGGCACAGGGCAGCACGGCGACCGAAGCGGCGCCGGAGCAGGGGTGGCAGGCGCCCCCGGCTGAGCCCACGCCCGTGCCGGCGGAGACGGAGGTGCCGGTCGAGGTGGCCGCCCCCGAGGAATTCTCCATGCCGGAACCCTTCGAACCCGTGGATCCCGACCCGCTGCCGCGCGCCTCTGCTCCGGCCTGGCAGGCCGAACAGTTCGACGCGCCCTACCTGTACCAGGATGAGTCCGACGAGTTCGACCCGGTGGCGGTGATCCTCAGAGGGCGCGAGTCCGCCTCTTTCGAGACGGAGGCCTCGCAGGAGGAGGTGGCGGACGCGGCCAGCGTCGAGCTGCTCTGCTTCCGGGTGGCGAGCGAGGAATACGCCATCAGCATCATGGACATCAAGGAGATCATCAAGCCGCGCGAGGTGACCGAGGTCCCCCGGGTGCCCTCCTTTGTCCGCGGCATCCTCTCGCTGCGCGGCAACATCATCCCGATCTTCGACATGAAGAATAGGCTGGGCCTTGCCGATGGGGCCGTCTCGGAGCGCGAGCGCATCGTGGTGGTCAAGCGCCAGGAGGGATACGCCGGCGTGCTGGTAGACGAGGTGGTGCAGGTGGTCCGCATCGCCGAGGGGGGCATCGAGCCTCCGCCGGTGGTCCTCGAGGGGATCGATCGCGAGTTCGTGCTGGGGATCGGCCGGGTCGGCGACAGGATGCTGATCCTGCTCGACATGGGAAAAGTACTGGACGTAGGTCTCTTGTAG
- a CDS encoding response regulator transcription factor encodes MEKNRILVVEDEESLLKLESILFTSKGYQVTGVRGGNDALKAIAQDAPDLVVLDLMLPDMDGFEVCRSIKENPATSAIPVVMLTAKKSSRDLEHGRQVGADAYITKPFKSVKVLEVIEGLLGNNSAAGGGAV; translated from the coding sequence ATGGAGAAGAACAGGATCCTCGTGGTCGAGGATGAAGAGAGCCTGCTGAAGCTGGAGAGCATCCTTTTCACCTCGAAGGGGTACCAGGTCACCGGGGTACGCGGCGGCAACGACGCCCTCAAGGCGATTGCGCAGGATGCGCCGGACCTCGTGGTGCTGGACCTCATGCTTCCGGACATGGACGGCTTCGAAGTCTGCCGCAGCATCAAGGAAAACCCCGCCACCAGCGCCATCCCCGTGGTGATGCTGACGGCGAAGAAGAGCAGCCGCGACCTCGAACACGGCCGGCAGGTCGGTGCCGACGCCTACATCACCAAGCCCTTTAAATCGGTCAAGGTACTCGAAGTGATCGAGGGGCTCCTGGGCAACAACAGCGCAGCAGGGGGGGGCGCAGTCTGA
- a CDS encoding chemotaxis protein CheW: MTEDLQEIQVACLRMDEGLYAVDIMRIREIIRVPKLAPLPRALPFVEGVINLRGSVIPVVDLRKRFGLPAAENKDSARLLILSISGQPLALMVDEVTEMITIPLRELKAPPRGVRIVGGEYMVGLCLVRDVPVMLLNIDALLTFQEKAQLGYFTPQGETISTTKKSPAC, translated from the coding sequence ATGACCGAGGATCTGCAGGAAATTCAGGTAGCCTGCCTGCGCATGGACGAAGGGCTCTATGCCGTCGACATCATGCGCATCAGGGAGATCATCAGGGTACCCAAGCTCGCCCCGCTGCCCCGGGCACTCCCCTTTGTCGAGGGGGTGATCAACCTGCGCGGTTCCGTGATCCCGGTGGTGGATCTGCGCAAGCGCTTCGGGCTTCCCGCTGCCGAGAACAAGGACAGCGCGCGCCTGTTGATCCTCTCCATTTCGGGCCAACCCCTGGCCCTGATGGTGGATGAAGTGACCGAGATGATAACCATTCCGCTGCGCGAGCTCAAGGCGCCGCCGCGCGGGGTACGCATAGTGGGGGGAGAGTACATGGTGGGGCTGTGCCTGGTGCGTGACGTGCCGGTGATGCTGCTCAACATCGACGCACTGCTCACCTTCCAGGAGAAGGCCCAGTTGGGCTACTTTACCCCCCAGGGGGAGACCATTTCCACGACGAAAAAGAGCCCAGCATGCTGA